CTATCCAGTTCTATTTGCTGCAAAAACTTGAGTGGAGATTAGCCTTCGCAGTCATCTAGGTACCCACCCGAACCCTACCAAACACCCCAAATGACAAATGCAGTTAGCTCCATCTTGAGGGAATGACAAGAGTAGGGTAGGGTAGGGTAGCTTGTGGTATCACCGGAGGTGGTCACATTGGGAGCAGGGAGCAACCATGGCTATACAAAGTAGCTTAGTGGGTTGAACTGAAGAAGAGACAATGGGTAATTAGCAGCCAAGTATACAGGTCAATCTGCAATGAAGAGTCAGCTACTGGAGTTGGAAGGTTGCTGGCTATACCTTAGTGAGGTGGAGTTAAGAGGAGTGGCAAAGACAGCTGCTCAAGAAATAAGTTTCATTGCTCTAAAAGTCAATGAAGGGTGCTGAGCTCACTATGCCCAATTGTTTGCTGCTCAGGGGTTGGGGCATAAGTGACCCAAGAGgctgcagaagattttttttccatTAAGGGATAGGTATGTGTAAATTTCATTTAAAATTGGCAAATGTAAATTCAAAATTGGCAGCCATTTCAGGCTACTGCCTGGAAGAGAAATTGTTCCTGGTGGCCTTGGGAAAAGGAAAAAGCCAGCATAAGTAGCAACAATCAGAGGAGAGAACAAAACTATATCAAGTATTTATGTATTGAATAGATAATTAAGTGATTGCAGATATCCTGGCTCTATTCATGGAAagtatctttaaaaaaaacacttttcttTGAAGTGTGGCAGAAAAATATGAACTTTAATTGAGACAAACCTGAAATCTCAACCCAAAATAGTTGCTCACCATGACATCTGAAACGTGACAGGAAGGAAGAGTGATGCTTAGACAAGTGTCGGGTATGCGTAAATATCACAATAGGTGCagtggaatgagagagagagattcagtgtTGTTTTCAGGAAATGGAGGAGAAAATTAATTTGTGCAGTTTTCATGACAATGCTCGGTACTGACCCTAGATACAAAAGCAGAATTATAAAAACAGTTCACtgtttttctctctacagatgctgccagaccttgcaAAAGCAAAAATAAGTTCCATTACTAAAGCCCAGAAAACCAGATTTACAACTACatgatcctggcagtgccagtctgtgccaaggggcaggcccTAGTGGGAGTCTCatggggggggaaatggggatcCACTTAGATGGGGTGGTGGCAGGGAGCGGACGGAGGAGCAAGGGATGTCATTCTATTTCTTTAACTTCTCCAATGTTAAGCAACTATTTGATTGGTctatctgatgaagagtcatccagactcgattcATGAgctcattctctctccacaggtgctgtaagacctgctgagattttccagcattttctgtttttgtttcagattccatcatccacaataatttgcttttaactattTGACTGGTTTTCATTGCCTTTGATACCAAAGAAATAGCATCAGTGTCTTTACTGTCCTGTATCTGAGTAAACCAAATTGAAGTGGAAGGATCCACTATCTCAACAGTGGAGCATTGCAAATGAGTTAAATGCACAGAAGCACTCCACTCTGAACAATCTCAGGACATTTCACTTCGTGACAAAAAATGAACTGAATAAAAGTAAAGTAATCATTGTAACTTGTTATATGAAGAACTTAAATGTAGTCTTTCAATAAAATACAAATTgcttcattattcatgtaaattgaaccTCTAATCATGAGACACCAGAGCTGAAGAAAATATGTTTATGACAAATGCAATTTATTTTACTGCAGTTGGGCTGAAGTCATCTATTCTCAAGTCTACACAAACATTCTCTGCTGTGCAGAACATAGGCTATTTCAAATCCAAAAACTAAAATGATTAATGtacaatacattttaaaatatatacatTTGCAGTTCTAATGGTGTTGCTGAAGACAAGATTTCCCATTGGTCACTTATTAACATGATAGAATTCAATATCCACAGTGGAAAAACTATCCTGGTGCGCAAGAAAAAAAAAGTGAGCCCTTGAGAGGGCTTCATTACCCATTATAACAAATCACTGGCTGCTTATAGAAACAAATCATGACCAGGAGAATGGAGTCCAGGAAATGATGCAAACATTCTGAGATTCCTTTTACTGACTGGTAATTAAATTGCACTGTATTCGGTTTCTTAACTGCTAAAAATGATGTTGCTCATTTATCACAAGTCACTGTGGTCCTTCTGAGGCAGTAATCTCATCTGGCCGTAGACGTTTTGGAGCTGGTTCTTCAGTATTGTCTGGAAAGATGAAAGTGAGATTGTATATTAATAACAGAACTTCTGAACTGTAGCCAACTATAAAACTTACAAGAAAAAAAAgttgatttattttttttaaccatttgaTGCTTTGATCCTTATGTGTTTTCATATTCTGCCATTTTTCTGGGCTGCAAATGAACCcccttaaaatatttaaatctattttactgATGTTCAATCAATAGCTGTTGACAAGCTCAATGTTGCCCTAATAATGGGCAAAGTAAACGGAGCAGTCTTCAATTGAAATGACAATGTATGCGTGAGTAATCATTGTGTTAACTGGTATATGGAGAGATAGATGGCAGACAATCTTTCATGTTTCTCTGAGCAGTAACTTCCTATGCTAAGTCAGGTCATCAGAGGGATGCACTGTTTATCTGGTTTGTAATGGTTAGTTTGAAGTAAGAGTAAGATATCCAATGTCTCATAGCTTACAGAGAAACAGATCATTCGCAATGAAAGTGGCGGGACAGTGTGGGGTGAATAATCATTTGATTCAATGGAGGTATTTTCCAAAAGCAAAATTTCACTTTTTCAAAACCAGATACGGGTTCAATAAAGTCCAGCCACTTTTATTTACCTGTGACTGAAGTAAACTTCAACTGATGTTGCTAATTTATATCCAAGTGATGAATGAAATCTTCTGTCTTTTTTGGTGACTTTTATCAGTATGGTTGAATATGACAGGTCACAATTCTTAACATTTTAGAATCTTAACCAATAAAAATACTGATAGAAGGCATAATTGAAATTCCTGAACGTGCTAAATATTCTTGCTAATGAAtgggtgattggggaggggttggaggagtGGGGTGGTTTAAAAAGAGATGGAAACTCTCAGCCAGGTCTTCAAAGAAAACAGTGTGAAGCTAAGTATTGACCAGGCTTAGGAGTAGCTTGTGGAGCTGTTGTTGGCAATAATGTTAGTTAAGTCAAGAGGACCCACTTCAGAAGTACTAGTGTTAAACCCCCTGGGTTACATACACtaacatatatttaaatattgGGTAGTCAGGGAACATACATAAACACATTTGCAAGGTGGGTAGTACTGTTCTACCTGAGACAATATCTAAATCAAGACCCTAAAATTATAAACAATATTTTCTTCTAGTACAATTGTATAAGAGTGCTTTTCTGTTTATGGTACATTTAATATTTAAGCCACAACTCATTTTGCAGTGGTAAACAAAATCATACTGAATGCCAGAAGCTGTAAAGATGATGATGTGTCATTGTGAGAATAGCTACTGCTACTGAAGTACTGACCTCTTTCTGCCAAGTGACTCCTACACAGCACTTCAGCAGGgactttaaaacttaaacacaTCATTTCCTTGTTTGGGGCCACATTCCGAACCAAATGGATAGAACAACGTCCCTCTAAGGAAGTTCTTAGGAAATCCTCTGCTCTTCTCTGAATATCTTTGGCGGGTTCATCAGACTTAGAAAAACTATAGCAGTGGACCGTAGGTAAAGCGTCAACTGGGTTCTGGTCCTCCAGGAGTTGTCTGAAGACATCCAAGAACTCGATAGCCATACCAGGCAGGTTCATAACTATGTGAATGGAGGTTTTGTTCTCCTTTGATGACAGCACATCAATTTGTTTTACTAAGTCATCTTTAACTGGACCCAAAATAAAATCCCTGCCATCCATATTGAACGTCTGTACTTTTTTGTCTACTTTGTTTAGCTTGCAGTTGTGGACTAGCCACTTAAAGGATTCTGGGTTCAGATCATTTGCCATGACTCTGCAGTTTTTCTTCGCCGCTGGAACAGCAAAAGGTCCAACACCAGCAAACACATCATACACTAGATCTCCAGCATTCAGGAGACCAACTATTCGGCCATGTTCTGTACTGAGCCGAGGATTCCAGTAGACTTTGGAAAAATCAAATTCATACGTTATATTGTTCTCCTTGACCTATCAAGACACAAATTATGTAATATTTATAGGTAAATAATGAAATGATTAAACTTATACAATTGAAATTAAACTATAGAAAAATCCTGCTGTACAATGCTGCTttacacccaggacaaagcagatccaggacaaagcagcctccccaattggcaccccatccatcacgaatcacagtggcagcagtatgtaccatat
This Mustelus asterias chromosome 18, sMusAst1.hap1.1, whole genome shotgun sequence DNA region includes the following protein-coding sequences:
- the trmt5 gene encoding tRNA (guanine(37)-N(1))-methyltransferase isoform X2, with protein sequence MTAQNSEEDINLYTPPTTVRGITELNRDLFRKHVSLPALKVKKDVVNKVMKVLKNSALKRPGLKRVIENSEDEMYRLVLLDPCKISCSESFEASEKAVLKEYNVDLQIHMYRLAMTYEHFKPEEILKAVLPEGQDVTSGFSRVGHIVHMNLRDHQLPYKYLIGQVIMDKNPGVTLVVNKTNIIDNTYRNFQMEVLAGEDNMIAKVKENNITYEFDFSKVYWNPRLSTEHGRIVGLLNAGDLVYDVFAGVGPFAVPAAKKNCRVMANDLNPESFKWLVHNCKLNKVDKKVQTFNMDGRDFILGPVKDDLVKQIDVLSSKENKTSIHIVMNLPGMAIEFLDVFRQLLEDQNPVDALPTVHCYSFSKSDEPAKDIQRRAEDFLRTSLEGRCSIHLVRNVAPNKEMMCLSFKVPAEVLCRSHLAERDNTEEPAPKRLRPDEITASEGPQ